AGTTCACGCTGCTCGGCGATTCGAGCGCCGAGCTGTTCAAGTGGGGGCCGCTGCTGACCGAGGCGCTGCAAAAGCGTCCCGAGCTGACCGACGTGAACTCCGATCAGCAGCAAGGCGGCCTCGAAGCGATGGTGACGATCGACCGCGCGACCGCCGCGCGGCTCGGCATCAAGCCGTCGCAGATCGACAACACGCTGTACGACGCATTCGGCCAGCGCCAGGTCTCGACGATCTACAACCCGCTGAACCAGTACCACGTCGTGATGGAAGTCGCGCCGAAATACTGGCAGAGCCCGCAGATGCTGAACGAAGTGTGGATCAGCACGTCGGGCGGCAGCGCGAACGGCTCGCAGACGACCAACGCGGCCGCCGGCACCTTCGTCGCGACGTCGGCCCGCACGTCGAGCGCCGGCACGGGCACCACCAGTGCCGCGGCGATCGCGTCCGATTCCGCACGCAACCAGGCGCTCAACTCGATCGCGTCGAGCGGCAAGTCGAGCGCGTCGTCGGGTGCGGCGGTGTCGACGTCGAAGTCGACGATGATCCCGCTGTCGGCGATCGCGACCTTCGGCCCGAGCACGACGCCGCTGTCGGTCAGCCACCAGGGGCTGTTCGTCGCGACGACCATCTCGTTCAACCTGCCGCCGGGCGTATCGCTGTCGGAAGCGACCCAGGTGATCTACCAGACGATGGCGCAAGTGGGCGTGCCGCCGACGATCGTCGGCAGCTTCCAGGGCACCGCGCAAGCGTTCCAGCAGTCGACGAACGACCAGCCGATCCTGATCCTCGCGGCGCTGCTGGCCGTCTACATCGTGCTCGGGATCCTGTACGAGAGCTACATCCACCCGATCACGATCCTGTCGACGCTGCCGTCGGCCGGCGTCGGCGCGCTGCTCGCGCTGCTGCTGTTCAAGACCGAGTTCAGCATCATCGCGCTGATCGGCGTGATCCTGCTGATCGGTATCGTGAAGAAGAACGCGATCATGATGGTCGACTTCGCGATCGACCAGACGCGCAACGCCCACAAGTCGTCGTTCGATGCGATCCACGAGGCGTGCCTGCTGCGCTTCCGGCCGATCATGATGACGACGATGGCGGCACTGCTCGGCGCGCTGCCGCTCGCGTTCGGCCATGGCGACGGCGCCGAGCTGCGCGCGCCGCTCGGGATCGCGATCGCCGGCGGCCTGGTCGTGTCGCAGGTGCTGACGCTCTATACGACGCCGGTCGTCTATCTGTACATGGACCGGCTGCGCGTGTGGAGCGAGAAGCGCCGCAACCGCCGCGGCAGTTCGGGCGGGCCGGCAGTGGCCGGCGAGTAAGCCGGTAACGGCAAGCGGCCGTACACGGGACGAACGGGCATGCCGCCCCGCTCCGTGTATGGCCGGCGCCGCGGGAAGGTCGCGGCGCAACGCGTCGATCGCCGTGCGCGGCCTGCGTTGGCGTCCCGCTCCGGCGCCCCCCTCCGGCGTCACCCGACGCTCAGCGATAGTCAGCGCCGGTCGATTGCGTCGGCCGCGTGTCCGACAAGCGCTGCACCGCGTCGTCGATCATCACGGGCACCTGCTGCCACCGCGCGCGGCCTTGCCGACGAGATGCACGGCGCAGGCGCCGCACGCGCCGATACCCCAGCCGTATTGGGTGCCGGTCAGCCGGGCCGAGTCGCGAATGCCCCACCGAAGCGGCGTATCGGGATCGCCGTCGACATCGAACGGCTGCCCGTTCAGCATAAAGCGCATCGGCTGTCTCCCTGTTGCGCATCGTCGGTTCGTCATCCGGTGGATGACGGCCATGGTTGACAGAGATTCCTGGCGGCGCAAGCAGCCGCGCCAACGACCTTTGCCCCCGAAAAATAGCCGATCGTCCAGATCGTTTCAGCCGACGATTCGCGCCTGGCCGCGCGCCTGCCGCCGCCGTTGCGGCCGGGTTCGCCGCGGCTCCGGCTTGCACGCCGGCCGCGATCGGCTATCGTGTGTCCATGCCCACCCTCGCGCCCCGTCCCGGAGGCACGCCATGAACGTCCAGCTGAACCATACGATCGTCTGGTGCCACGACAAGCGCGCGTCGAGCCGCTTCCTCACCGAACTTCTGGAACTGCCCGCGCCGACGCCGTTCGGCGCGATGCTGGTGGTCCAGCTCGACAACGGCGTGTCGCTCGATTTCTACGAAAAGGAGGGAGAGATCACAGCCCAGCACTACGCGTTCCTGACCGATGAAGCCGGCTTCGATCGCGTGTTCGCGCGCATTCGCGAGCGCGGGCTGCCCCACTGGGCCGATCCGGCGAAACGGCAGCCCGGCGACATTTACCGCCACAACGGCGGGCGCGGCGTGTATTTCGACGACCCGGACGGTCACTTCCTCGAAGTGATGACGCGGCCGTACGTGCTGAACGGGTAAGGGAGTGCATCGGCCGGCATGGCGCTGGCCGGGTTTGCGGCGCGGGCGGCGCCCTGGGTCGGACACCGCCCCGCCGGGCGACCGGGCGACCGGGCGGCCGTACGACCGTTATTCGGCGGCCGCCGCCGTCTTGCGCGGACGACGCGCGCGGGTGGCCGTCTTGCGGGCCGGCTTCTTCGGCTTTGCGGCGGCCACTGCTTCAGCGGCAGATTCACCGGCCGATTCACCAGCCAGTTCGGCCGGCGCAGCTTCATGCGACGGCTGCGCGGCAGGCACCGAAGCGCCGTACTCGCCGGCCGTCGGCACCGCGTGCTGCGCCGCGACGTGCCGATCCTCACCGTGCTCCGCATCGCGATGCGCCGCTTCGGCATGCTTGCCGTCCGCATGCTTGCCGTCCGCATGCTTGTCGGCGCCATGCTTCGCGCCGCCATGCGCCGCCTCGTCCGGCTTCGCGGCTGCGTGACGGCCGGCGGCCTTCGCGTCGCCACCCTTCTTCGCACCGGTCTTCTTCGCCGCGCTCTTGCGGGCGCGCTTGCGGCCGTCCTTCGCGTCGCCGTGCGTACCGGTCGCTTCGGCCGCTTCCACCGCTTCCGTCACTTC
This window of the Burkholderia cepacia GG4 genome carries:
- a CDS encoding VOC family protein, which codes for MNVQLNHTIVWCHDKRASSRFLTELLELPAPTPFGAMLVVQLDNGVSLDFYEKEGEITAQHYAFLTDEAGFDRVFARIRERGLPHWADPAKRQPGDIYRHNGGRGVYFDDPDGHFLEVMTRPYVLNG